From a region of the Myxococcus fulvus genome:
- a CDS encoding RNA polymerase sigma factor encodes MQPKDEDVERTEGYYHRYGEAVHRRCQRLLGDDAQAWDVTQEVFLRVHVHLKQVREATSALSWLLTVADRQCFSLLRRRRTERTCAITLRAPVDDELDTSMERFVTDADLLRHVLAHCPEDVQRIVAHRFLDELEQEQIATLLDVSRKTVQRKLQTFFETARRLLEVSPSAVSWKGPASA; translated from the coding sequence GTGCAACCGAAGGACGAGGACGTCGAACGGACCGAGGGCTACTACCACCGCTATGGCGAGGCCGTGCACCGGCGTTGCCAGCGATTGCTCGGGGACGACGCGCAAGCCTGGGACGTGACGCAGGAGGTGTTCCTGCGGGTCCACGTCCATTTGAAGCAGGTGCGCGAGGCCACCTCCGCGCTCTCGTGGCTGCTCACGGTGGCGGACCGCCAGTGCTTCTCGCTGCTGCGCCGTCGTCGCACCGAGCGCACCTGCGCCATCACCCTGCGCGCCCCCGTGGACGACGAGCTGGACACCTCGATGGAGCGGTTCGTCACGGACGCGGACCTCCTGAGACATGTGCTCGCTCACTGTCCCGAGGACGTCCAGCGCATCGTCGCGCACCGGTTCCTCGATGAACTCGAACAGGAGCAGATCGCCACCCTGCTCGACGTGTCACGAAAGACCGTCCAACGAAAGCTCCAGACCTTCTTCGAGACAGCCCGGCGTCTCCTCGAAGTCTCTCCGAGCGCCGTCTCGTGGAAAGGACCCGCCTCCGCATGA
- a CDS encoding class I SAM-dependent methyltransferase: MSTLQERIAAFYDFLWPFLEEEGTRYAYLDASPGGRPMSELLDAIPARRGVGAGSRVVDVGCGKGRQVVALARRLEGHVVGVDPLEQNLTLAAERARREGLEGRVSFARGGIERLPLESSSVDFVWCLDMLNHAEDLEGAMKECARVLRPGCSMMNCSALATELLEPREAERVTWRLGMNPATLSRERMSAACEAAGLRIVEFGTTTDEGSPYLEELDEGMARHALRLAKVRRARKQMESRLGADALDVLCAYDEWNIFLLLGKVTYGVWVLERAG; this comes from the coding sequence ATGTCGACCCTTCAAGAGCGGATCGCCGCGTTCTATGACTTCCTCTGGCCATTCCTGGAGGAGGAGGGGACGCGGTATGCGTATCTGGACGCGTCGCCCGGTGGGCGGCCGATGTCGGAGCTGCTCGATGCGATTCCCGCGCGGCGGGGCGTGGGGGCGGGCTCGCGCGTGGTCGACGTCGGGTGTGGCAAGGGGCGTCAGGTGGTGGCGCTGGCGCGGCGGCTGGAGGGGCACGTCGTGGGGGTGGACCCGCTGGAGCAGAACCTGACGCTCGCGGCGGAGCGGGCCCGGCGGGAAGGGCTGGAGGGGCGGGTGAGCTTCGCGCGGGGTGGAATCGAGCGGCTCCCGCTGGAGTCGTCCTCGGTCGACTTCGTCTGGTGTCTGGACATGCTCAACCACGCCGAGGACCTGGAGGGCGCGATGAAGGAGTGCGCGCGCGTCCTTCGGCCGGGTTGTTCGATGATGAATTGCAGCGCGCTGGCGACGGAGCTGCTGGAGCCTCGCGAGGCGGAGCGCGTCACGTGGCGGTTGGGCATGAATCCCGCGACGTTGTCACGAGAGCGGATGTCCGCGGCCTGCGAGGCCGCCGGGCTGCGCATCGTGGAGTTCGGCACGACGACGGACGAGGGCTCGCCGTACCTGGAGGAACTGGACGAGGGGATGGCACGCCACGCGCTCCGGTTGGCGAAGGTGCGGCGGGCGCGGAAGCAGATGGAGTCCCGGCTGGGGGCCGACGCGCTCGACGTGCTGTGTGCCTATGACGAGTGGAACATCTTCCTGTTGCTCGGGAAGGTGACCTATGGCGTCTGGGTGCTGGAGCGGGCCGGGTGA
- a CDS encoding carboxypeptidase-like regulatory domain-containing protein, with protein sequence MRGRGGWIAVTGLAVSLCAAALVRHELTLASPPPASTPTPAPLPAPVKPAVPKEAPPRLPPSLDGRGKAQVRVVSARDQRPLPGATVALLRDPIDVATPLETAVTNAQGIALFPEAPTGVVHLCARGVGHGEACEHDLGLVAGGSISTVLALPPGATLSGQVRNLDGTPAVGVRLMALSVPSVPRQMPTQAVTDANGRYILDGVTPGAVRIHPFTSEAQAQTREAEVQAEAWATLDIQLAGFTPVTVKPRRSRSSDWRHFQPATDDDIKAVSVGVPLRRQDDGTWTGVVEAGNRAVAVTGYHGWRDFHGGKEVALSPGEPMVVQVPYDPSAHLVIGSPHAPTPRFFEFAGHVLLPDGTPAQGARIAVAQPPMHVLRCGNTPPTYHHVRFEGSGFAVKPAAGHRTVYAWLDDGRSGSVTVEAQEGERIVADIRLEDTGAVVGHLGLPAEPPFDPWPALHLWDDEDRPLRRVTGDGRFIIAGLPPGEHTLSLEQDPRRHAFVIHAGGHTDLGHLRYEDPQ encoded by the coding sequence ATGCGAGGACGAGGTGGATGGATTGCCGTCACCGGGCTGGCGGTCTCGCTCTGCGCGGCGGCGCTGGTGCGACACGAGCTGACACTCGCCTCGCCTCCGCCCGCCTCCACTCCCACCCCGGCGCCGCTCCCCGCGCCGGTAAAGCCTGCCGTCCCCAAAGAGGCCCCACCCCGCCTCCCTCCATCCCTGGACGGCAGGGGGAAGGCGCAGGTCCGGGTGGTCTCCGCGAGGGATCAGCGCCCGCTCCCTGGAGCCACGGTGGCGCTGCTGAGAGACCCCATCGACGTCGCGACGCCGCTGGAGACGGCCGTCACCAACGCACAGGGCATCGCGCTCTTCCCCGAGGCGCCGACGGGCGTGGTCCATCTCTGCGCCCGGGGTGTCGGGCACGGAGAGGCCTGTGAGCACGACCTCGGGCTCGTCGCGGGAGGGAGCATCTCTACCGTGCTGGCATTGCCTCCTGGGGCGACGCTCAGCGGACAGGTGCGCAACTTGGACGGCACGCCCGCCGTGGGTGTGAGGCTCATGGCGCTCAGCGTTCCGTCCGTCCCCCGGCAGATGCCCACCCAGGCGGTGACGGACGCGAATGGCCGCTACATCCTGGACGGTGTCACTCCAGGCGCGGTGCGAATCCATCCATTCACCTCCGAGGCCCAGGCCCAGACGCGCGAGGCGGAGGTCCAGGCCGAGGCGTGGGCAACGTTGGACATCCAGCTCGCGGGCTTCACCCCGGTGACGGTGAAGCCCCGGCGCAGCCGCAGCTCCGACTGGCGCCACTTCCAGCCTGCCACTGACGACGACATCAAGGCGGTGTCGGTGGGCGTCCCCCTCCGACGACAGGACGACGGCACGTGGACGGGCGTGGTGGAGGCGGGGAACCGCGCTGTCGCCGTCACCGGCTACCACGGGTGGCGGGACTTCCACGGCGGGAAGGAGGTGGCGCTGTCACCCGGGGAGCCCATGGTCGTCCAGGTTCCCTACGACCCGAGCGCGCACCTCGTCATCGGCTCACCGCACGCGCCCACGCCCCGGTTCTTCGAGTTCGCGGGACACGTCCTGCTGCCCGACGGCACGCCGGCGCAAGGCGCGCGCATCGCGGTCGCACAGCCGCCGATGCACGTGCTGCGTTGCGGGAACACGCCTCCGACGTACCATCACGTCCGGTTCGAGGGCTCCGGCTTCGCGGTGAAGCCCGCCGCCGGGCATCGGACCGTGTATGCGTGGCTCGACGATGGTCGCTCCGGCAGCGTGACCGTGGAGGCCCAGGAGGGCGAGCGAATCGTCGCCGACATCCGCCTGGAGGACACGGGCGCCGTCGTGGGCCACCTCGGACTGCCGGCTGAGCCCCCCTTCGACCCGTGGCCCGCGCTCCACCTCTGGGATGACGAGGACCGCCCGCTCCGGCGCGTCACCGGGGACGGACGCTTCATCATCGCGGGGCTTCCGCCGGGCGAGCACACGTTGAGCCTGGAGCAGGACCCCAGGCGGCATGCCTTTGTCATCCACGCTGGGGGGCACACGGACCTGGGACACTTGCGGTACGAGGACCCACAGTAG